In Chrysoperla carnea chromosome 2, inChrCarn1.1, whole genome shotgun sequence, the following proteins share a genomic window:
- the LOC123294026 gene encoding larval cuticle protein A2B-like: MAFKFVLFAALVAVARAGLIPAAPLAYAAAPAVAVTKTVVDSEYDPNPQYSYSYGVTDALTGDSKSQHESRSGDVVQGQYSLVEPDGSQRTVDYTADPVNGFNAVVSKTAPAVAVKAAVPVAAPVATYAAAPVATYAAAPAIAKVAAPALAYSAAPALHYAAAPAYASYAAAPALSYAAHPGLAYAAAPQLAYAAAPALYHH, translated from the exons ATGGCATTCAAG TTTGTCTTATTCGCTGCTCTCGTAGCTGTTGCACGAGCTGGACTTATTCCAGCTGCTCCATTAGCATACGCAGCTGCACCAGCCGTAGCCGTTACCAAAACCGTTGTCGACAGTGAATACGATCCAAACCCACAATACTCATACTCATATGGTGTAACTGATGCTTTAACCGGAGACAGCAAAAGCCAACACGAAAGCCGAAGTGGTGATGTAGTTCAAGGACAATACTCTTTAGTCGAACCAGACGGTTCCCAACGTACTGTTGACTACACAGCTGATCCAGTCAACGGATTCAACGCTGTTGTAAGCAAAACCGCTCCAGCTGTTGCCGTTAAAGCTGCCGTACCAGTAGCTGCTCCAGTAGCCACATACGCCGCTGCCCCAGTTGCTACTTATGCCGCTGCTCCAGCTATCGCTAAAGTAGCTGCTCCAGCTCTTGCATACAGTGCTGCTCCAGCTCTCCACTACGCCGCTGCTCCAGCTTACGCTTCATACGCCGCTGCCCCAGCTCTCTCATACGCTGCTCACCCAGGTCTTGCCTACGCCGCTGCTCCACAACTTGCCTACGCAGCTGCTCCAGCTTTATACCACCACTAA